A genomic region of Xiphophorus couchianus chromosome 9, X_couchianus-1.0, whole genome shotgun sequence contains the following coding sequences:
- the mob3a gene encoding MOB kinase activator 3A has translation MSMALKQVFNKDRTFRPKRKFEPGTQRFELHKKAQASLNAGLDLKQAVQLPHGEDLNDWVAVHVVDFFNRINLIYGTISDSCTDQTCPVMSGGPKYEYRWQDEHKYKRPTALSAPKYMSLLMDWIEVQINNENIFPTNIGTPFPKCFMQVAKKILSRLFRVFVHVYIHHFDRVSQMGAEAHVNTCYKHFYYFVTEFNLTDHKELEPLKEMTARMCH, from the exons ATGTCCATGGCCCTGAAGCAAGTCTTCAACAAAGACAGAACGTTCCGGCCCAAGCGCAAGTTCGAGCCCGGCACGCAACGCTTTGAGCTGCACAAGAAGGCGCAGGCGTCTCTAAACGCGGGCCTGGACCTGAAGCAGGCCGTGCAGCTGCCGCACGGCGAGGACCTCAACGACTGGGTGGCCGTCCACGTGGTCGACTTCTTCAACCGCATCAACCTCATCTACGGCACAATCAGCGACTCCTGCACCGACCAGACCTGCCCCGTCATGTCCGGCGGGCCCAAGTACGAATACCGCTGGCAGGACGAGCACAAGTACAAGAGGCCGACCGCGCTGTCCGCGCCCAAGTACATGAGTCTGCTCATGGACTGGATCGAGGTACAGATCAACAACGAGAACATCTTCCCCACCAACATTG GTACTCCCTTCCCTAAGTGCTTCATGCAGGTGGCTAAGAAGATTTTGTCTCGTCTATTCCGGGTGTTTGTCCACGTCTACATCCACCACTTCGACCGGGTCTCCCAGATGGGGGCCGAGGCGCACGTCAACACCTGCTACAAGCATTTCTATTACTTCGTCACTGAGTTCAACCTGACGGACCACAAAGAACTGGAACCCCTG AAAGAGATGACTGCTCGAATGTGCCACTGA
- the zap70 gene encoding tyrosine-protein kinase ZAP-70, with the protein MSIDPAVELPFFYGSISRSDAEQSLKLAGMSDGLFLLRQCLRSLGGYVLSVVWNLEFHHYTVEKQMNGTYCISGGKPHCGPGELCEFYSKDPDGLVCLLKKPCLRPPEMPIKVGVFDKMRENMLREYVKQTWNLEGEAMEQAVISQAPQLEKLIATTAHEQMPWYHGNITRVEGERRLYSGAQPDGKFLVRDRKEANSFALSLMYGKTAYHYQIQQDKSGKLAMPEGTKFDTLWQLVEYLKMKPDGLVTVLGEACVNGKTVEQKPSVPSERRGGGRRNPYTPPPGAAALTSKPATSVPKECDLLPMDCDGFNPYHNPNEIKKFNIQRDQLMIDEVELGSGNFGCVKKGVLRKESGQVDVAIKVLKSENEKVVKDEMMREAEIMHQLDNPFIVRMLGLCNAEHLMLVMEMAAAGPLNRFLSAKKETVSVEDIVNLMHQVSMGMKYLEEKNFVHRDLAARNVLLVNQQFAKISDFGLSKALGADDNYYKARTAGKWPLKWYAPECINFHKFSSKSDVWSFGVTMWEAFTYGGKPYKKMKGQEVTAFINNGGRMERPPACPERMYTLMRECWTQSHEDRPDFKKVEESMRTYHYSISSKAKPDGAEAAAMPSK; encoded by the exons ATGTCCATCGACCCCGCGGTCGAGCTGCCCTTCTTCTACGGCAGTATCAGTCGCTCGGACGCCGAGCAGAGCCTGAAGCTGGCCGGCATGTCGGACGGCCTCTTCCTGTTGAGACAGTGCCTCCGCAGCCTTGGAGGCTATGTCCTGTCTGTGGTCTGGAATCTGGAGTTTCACCACTACACCGTAGAGAAACAAATGAACGGGACTTACTGCATCTCCGGAGGGAAGCCTCACTGCGGCCCTGGGGAGCTCTGCGAGTTTTACAGCAAGGACCCCGACGGGCTGGTGTGTCTCCTGAAGAAGCCATGTCTGCGTCCTCCGGAGATGCCCATAAAGGTTGGCGTTTTTGACAAAATGAGGGAGAACATGCTGAGGGAGTACGTCAAGCAGACCTGGAACCTGGAG GGAGAAGCCATGGAGCAGGCTGTCATCAGTCAGGCTCCTCAGCTTGAGAAGCTGATTGCCACCACTGCCCATGAGCAGATGCCCTGGTATCACGGAAATATCACTCGAGTCGAAGGGGAAAGGAGGCTTTACTCTGGAGCACAGCCAGACGGCAAGTTTCT tgtcagagacagaaaggaggctAATTCGTTTGCTCTCTCTCTGATGTACGGGAAAACGGCTTACCACTATCAGATCCAGCAGGACAAATCAGGGAAGCTGGCTATGCCGGAGGGTACAAAGTTTGACACACTGTGGCAG CTGGTCGAGTATCTGAAGATGAAGCCTGATGGTCTGGTAACTGTCCTCGGGGAGGCCTGCGTCAACGGCAAAACTGTAGAAC AGAAACCCAGTGTTCCTTCAGAA AGGCGAGGTGGAGGTCGACGGAATCCATACACACCACCACCTGGAg CTGCTGCGCTGACCTCAAAACCAGCTACTTCTGTGCCTAAAGAGTGCGACCTTCTGCCCATGGATTGTGATGGATTTAACCCATATCACAACCCGAATGAGATCAAGAAATTCAACATCCAGCGGGACCAGCTGATGATAGACGAGGTGGAACTCGGCTCTGGAAACTTTGGCTGTGTGAAGAAGGGAGTCCTCAGGAAAGAATC AGGCCAGGTAGATGTGGCCATCAAGGTGCTGAagagtgaaaatgaaaaggTGGTGAAGGATGAGATGATGAGGGAGGCAGAGATCATGCACCAGCTGGACAACCCGTTCATCGTCCGCATGCTGGGCCTGTGCAACGCCGAGCACCTGATGCTCGTCATGGAGATGGCTGCAGCCGGTCCCCTCAACAGGTTCCTCTCCGCCAAAAA GGAAACTGTGTCTGTGGAGGACATCGTCAACCTGATGCACCAGGTATCGATGGGGATGAAGTATTTGGAGGAGAAGAACTTTGTGCACAGAGATCTGGCAGCTCGCAACGTCCTGCTGGTCAACCAGCAGTTCGCCAAAATCAGTGACTTTGGGCTTTCCAAGGCGCTGGGAGCAGATGACAACTACTACAAA GCTCGTACAGCAGGTAAATGGCCACTGAAGTGGTACGCTCCAGAATGTATAAACTTCCACAAATTCTCCAGTAAAAGTGACGTATGGAGCTTTGGTGTCACCATGTGGGAGGCGTTCACCTACGGAGGAAAACCCTACAAG AAAATGAAAGGTCAGGAGGTCACGGCCTTCATTAACAACGGGGGCCGTATGGAGCGTCCGCCAGCGTGTCCAGAGAGGATGTACACACTGATGAGAGAGTGCTGGACACAGTC CCACGAGGATCGCCCCGACTTCAAGAAGGTCGAGGAGTCCATGAGGACTTATCATTACTCCATATCCAGCAAGGCCAAGCCTGATGGAGCCGAAGCTGCTGCCATGCCTAGCAAGTAG